From bacterium, a single genomic window includes:
- the trmD gene encoding tRNA (guanosine(37)-N1)-methyltransferase TrmD, which produces MFEADIITLFPGPVWAYLETSIAGRSQEKGLARLSAVDLKDYCGGDHHLADDEPFGGGAGMLLKPEPIFAAVEDLRRPESRVILTDPGGRVLDHPLARELSLAEHLVFICGRYKGVDERVRTLADLELSLGDFVLSGGELVALAAVEAAVRLIPGVLSDAEAALEDSFEGEGLLDCPWYTRPAAFRGMTVPEVLLSGDHGAVKEWRRERALDRTRRLRPDLLDD; this is translated from the coding sequence ATGTTCGAAGCCGACATCATCACCCTCTTCCCCGGCCCGGTGTGGGCATACCTGGAGACGTCCATCGCCGGGCGCTCCCAGGAGAAGGGTCTGGCCCGCCTGAGCGCGGTGGACTTGAAGGACTACTGCGGCGGGGACCACCACCTGGCCGACGACGAGCCCTTCGGCGGCGGGGCGGGGATGCTCCTGAAGCCCGAGCCCATCTTCGCCGCGGTGGAGGACCTTCGGCGGCCGGAGTCCAGGGTGATTCTCACCGATCCCGGCGGGCGTGTGCTGGACCACCCCCTGGCCCGGGAGCTCTCGCTGGCCGAGCACCTGGTCTTCATCTGCGGCCGCTACAAGGGCGTGGACGAGCGGGTGCGGACGCTGGCGGACCTGGAGCTGTCGCTGGGGGATTTCGTCCTGTCAGGGGGGGAGCTGGTGGCGCTGGCGGCGGTGGAGGCGGCGGTGCGGCTCATCCCCGGCGTCCTCTCCGACGCCGAGGCGGCCCTGGAGGATTCCTTCGAGGGCGAGGGGCTCCTGGACTGCCCCTGGTACACCCGGCCGGCGGCGTTTCGGGGGATGACCGTCCCCGAGGTGCTGCTCTCCGGCGACCACGGGGCGGTGAAGGAGTGGCGCCGCGAGCGGGCCCTCGATCGCACGCGCCGGCTCCGGCCCGATCTACTGGACGACTAA
- a CDS encoding SPFH domain-containing protein: MLKLRYLVPASVLGLATASFAADTGGLSIGTIIALGAIFLFLLVFAIAGFKVVKQAEVMVIERLGKYAKTLKSGLHLIIPIIDKPRRVLWTRNVNIRGRTYTQREFNDRVDLREQVFDFPSQAVITKDNVRMQVNALLYFQITDPPKALYEIRNLPEAIEKLTQTTMRNVMGELDLDETLISRDVINNKLRLVLDEATDKWGVKVNRVELQDITPPPEIDAAMQMQSTAERERRAKILEAEGDKRSAILRAEGDRESRIARAEGMKQEAILTAEGYKQKQVLEAAGDADARRIRAEAEAAAIELIKTAVDASVAPGYLVALRYMDTLNEISQGEANKVFFPLELTNVLGSVGTLTDLWKFTPPVKK; this comes from the coding sequence TTGCTGAAACTGCGCTATCTGGTCCCCGCCTCGGTGCTGGGCCTGGCCACGGCCAGCTTCGCCGCGGACACGGGCGGCCTGAGCATCGGGACGATCATCGCCCTGGGCGCGATATTTCTGTTCCTGCTGGTCTTCGCCATCGCCGGGTTCAAGGTGGTCAAGCAGGCCGAGGTGATGGTCATCGAGCGCCTGGGCAAGTACGCGAAAACCCTGAAGAGCGGCCTGCACCTGATCATCCCGATCATAGACAAGCCGCGCCGGGTGCTTTGGACCCGCAACGTCAACATACGCGGGCGCACCTACACCCAGCGTGAATTCAACGACCGGGTGGACCTCCGCGAGCAGGTCTTCGACTTCCCCTCCCAGGCGGTCATCACCAAAGACAACGTCCGCATGCAGGTCAACGCGCTGTTGTACTTCCAGATAACCGACCCGCCCAAGGCGCTCTACGAGATTCGCAATCTCCCCGAGGCCATCGAGAAGCTGACCCAGACCACCATGCGTAACGTGATGGGCGAGCTGGACCTGGACGAGACGCTCATCAGCCGCGACGTCATCAACAACAAGCTGCGGCTGGTCCTCGACGAGGCCACGGACAAGTGGGGCGTCAAGGTCAACCGCGTGGAGCTGCAGGACATCACGCCCCCGCCCGAAATTGATGCGGCGATGCAGATGCAGTCCACCGCCGAGCGTGAGCGCCGCGCGAAGATCCTCGAAGCCGAGGGCGATAAGCGGTCCGCCATCCTGCGCGCCGAGGGCGACCGCGAGAGCCGCATCGCCCGCGCCGAGGGCATGAAGCAGGAGGCCATCCTCACCGCCGAGGGTTACAAGCAGAAGCAGGTCCTGGAAGCCGCGGGTGACGCCGACGCCCGCCGCATCCGCGCCGAGGCCGAGGCCGCCGCCATCGAGCTCATCAAGACCGCCGTGGACGCCTCCGTCGCCCCCGGATACCTCGTGGCCCTGCGTTACATGGACACCCTCAACGAGATTTCCCAGGGCGAGGCCAACAAGGTCTTCTTCCCGCTGGAGCTCACCAACGTGTTGGGTAGCGTCGGCACGCTGACCGACCTGTGGAAGTTCACCCCGCCGGTGAAGAAGTAG
- a CDS encoding NfeD family protein, translating into MIQAWHLWLIAGFLLAVAEIVVPGFFLLPFGVAGMLTAAVSLTGMAVVWQIAVFVLAGGMFLFLTRKFFVKAEKVAHTEDTKTNIEALVGKTGIVTQPVSYDRRGYVKVGGEEWGAVWPKDDGTSFEIGRRVKLIGLDGIKFIIAPHEGE; encoded by the coding sequence ATGATTCAAGCATGGCACCTGTGGCTCATCGCCGGGTTCCTCCTGGCCGTGGCCGAAATCGTGGTCCCCGGCTTCTTCCTCCTGCCCTTCGGCGTGGCGGGGATGCTCACCGCCGCCGTGTCCCTCACCGGCATGGCCGTCGTCTGGCAGATAGCCGTCTTCGTCCTGGCCGGTGGCATGTTTCTCTTCCTGACCCGCAAATTCTTCGTCAAGGCCGAAAAGGTCGCCCACACCGAGGACACCAAGACCAACATCGAGGCCCTGGTGGGCAAGACCGGCATCGTCACCCAGCCGGTGAGCTACGACCGGCGGGGCTACGTCAAGGTGGGCGGCGAGGAATGGGGCGCCGTATGGCCCAAGGACGACGGCACATCCTTCGAGATCGGGCGGCGGGTCAAGCTCATCGGCCTGGACGGCATCAAGTTCATCATCGCCCCCCACGAGGGCGAATGA